From the genome of Longimicrobiaceae bacterium, one region includes:
- a CDS encoding aminotransferase class V-fold PLP-dependent enzyme translates to MAGDVYLDYAATSAIRPECVTEAIVAYLRDVGATPGRAGHRRALDAGRLAFRARRALVELFGAPGDPGRIAFQPNATYALNAALHGLLRPGDRLVRTQYDHNAVRRPAAALAARGVHEVVLTGSPDGTLDMDELESALSGDGKPARILVFPHVSNVLGTALPVAEMAERAHARGTLVLVDAAQSAGHLPIDVQAMGIDLLAFTGHKGLLGPQGTGGLWVREGIDVAPVISGGTGAESADAEMPAAMPDRLEAGTQNAPGIAGLLAGVEFLRGRGVDALHVREMRLKARLRDRLAAIPRVHVHSPAAPDGVGIVTVTADGIDPAELALRLDREHAVLTRAGLHCAPEAHRILGTARTGAVRFSVGWATTDEDVERAGDAMQAICSGETTPRRAG, encoded by the coding sequence GCGATTCGCCCGGAGTGCGTCACCGAGGCCATCGTCGCCTACCTGCGCGACGTGGGCGCCACGCCCGGCCGGGCGGGCCACCGCCGCGCACTCGATGCCGGCCGTCTCGCCTTCCGCGCCCGCCGCGCGCTCGTCGAGCTGTTCGGCGCGCCGGGCGATCCCGGCCGCATCGCCTTCCAGCCCAATGCCACGTACGCGCTGAACGCCGCGCTGCACGGCCTGCTGCGCCCCGGCGACCGGCTCGTACGCACGCAGTACGACCACAACGCCGTCCGCCGTCCCGCCGCCGCGCTCGCCGCCCGTGGCGTCCACGAGGTCGTCCTTACCGGCTCGCCGGACGGGACGCTGGACATGGACGAGCTGGAGAGCGCGCTCTCGGGAGATGGGAAGCCCGCGCGCATCCTCGTCTTCCCGCACGTCTCCAACGTCCTCGGCACCGCGCTGCCCGTCGCCGAGATGGCGGAGCGCGCGCACGCCCGCGGCACCCTCGTGCTGGTGGATGCCGCGCAGTCCGCCGGGCATCTCCCGATCGACGTGCAGGCGATGGGCATCGACCTGCTCGCGTTCACCGGACACAAGGGGCTGCTGGGTCCGCAGGGCACCGGCGGCCTGTGGGTGCGCGAGGGGATCGACGTCGCGCCCGTCATCTCCGGCGGCACGGGTGCGGAGTCGGCAGATGCGGAGATGCCCGCGGCGATGCCCGACCGGCTGGAGGCGGGGACGCAGAACGCGCCCGGAATCGCCGGGCTCCTCGCGGGCGTCGAGTTCCTGCGCGGCCGCGGCGTCGATGCGCTGCACGTGCGGGAGATGCGGCTCAAGGCGCGCCTCCGCGACCGCCTCGCCGCCATCCCCCGCGTCCACGTCCACTCCCCCGCGGCGCCGGACGGCGTGGGCATCGTCACCGTCACGGCGGACGGCATCGACCCGGCCGAGCTGGCGCTGCGGCTGGACCGCGAGCACGCCGTCCTCACGCGCGCCGGCCTGCACTGCGCACCCGAAGCGCACCGCATCCTGGGTACCGCGCGCACCGGCGCCGTCCGCTTCTCCGTAGGCTGGGCGACGACGGACGAGGACGTGGAGAGGGCGGGGGATGCGATGCAGGCCATCTGTTCCGGCGAAACAACGCCGCGGCGCGCGGGGTAG